The following proteins come from a genomic window of Brevibacillus antibioticus:
- the gltX gene encoding glutamate--tRNA ligase has translation MAKEIRTRYAPSPTGHLHIGGARTALFNYLFAKHHGGSFIVRIEDTDQTRNKENADEEQMKNLKWLGVTWEEGTDVGGPYGPYRQTERLDIYRKYIDQLLAEGKAYYCYATKEELDAEREEQLARGETPRILEKHRHVTDEQRAQYEAEGRVPSIHFLVQDDREYIVNDLIRGQVTFNSNEMGDFVICRPDGIPTYNFAVVVDDYLMKISHVIRGEEHLSNTPRQLMIYEAFGWEAPDFAHLALILNQDGKKMSKRDESILQFIEQYRDLGFLPEAIVNFLVLLGWSPGGEEEIFLIEDLIKLFSMDRVNKSPAVFDATKMNWMNNFYLKRQPLDMITDMCVPHLQKAGFIEETLSAEKLEWVRSIVGLYQEQMSYCAQIVPLAALFFLDEVVYDEEATLVLKEPQLPEVLASFVKHLSAQDAYNVDVIKAVLKDVQKETGHKGKALFMPVRVGATGQAHGRDLAETLYLLGREKVIARAQQVIANGQ, from the coding sequence ATGGCGAAAGAAATTCGCACTCGTTATGCGCCGAGTCCTACGGGGCATTTACACATCGGCGGTGCGCGAACAGCGCTCTTCAATTATCTTTTTGCAAAACATCACGGTGGTTCGTTCATCGTTCGGATTGAAGATACGGACCAAACGCGCAATAAGGAAAATGCAGACGAAGAACAAATGAAAAACCTGAAATGGCTCGGCGTAACATGGGAAGAAGGTACAGATGTTGGTGGACCATATGGACCGTACCGTCAAACAGAGCGCCTGGACATTTATCGGAAATATATCGATCAACTGCTGGCAGAAGGCAAAGCGTACTACTGCTACGCGACAAAAGAAGAGCTGGATGCAGAACGTGAAGAACAGCTCGCGCGTGGAGAAACACCACGCATTCTGGAAAAGCACCGCCATGTAACGGACGAGCAGCGTGCTCAGTACGAAGCAGAAGGACGAGTGCCATCCATTCACTTCCTCGTTCAGGATGATCGCGAGTATATCGTGAATGACCTGATTCGTGGCCAAGTGACTTTCAACTCCAATGAGATGGGCGATTTCGTTATTTGCCGTCCAGATGGAATTCCTACATACAACTTCGCTGTTGTAGTGGACGACTATTTGATGAAAATTAGCCACGTCATTCGTGGAGAGGAGCATCTGTCCAACACGCCTCGTCAATTGATGATTTATGAAGCGTTTGGGTGGGAGGCGCCTGACTTTGCTCACTTGGCACTGATCCTCAACCAAGATGGCAAAAAGATGTCCAAGCGCGACGAGAGCATTCTTCAGTTCATTGAACAGTACCGTGACCTCGGCTTCTTGCCAGAAGCAATCGTGAACTTCCTTGTTCTTTTGGGATGGTCTCCAGGTGGCGAAGAAGAGATTTTCTTAATCGAAGATCTGATCAAGCTGTTCTCAATGGACCGCGTGAATAAGTCGCCAGCGGTGTTTGATGCAACGAAGATGAACTGGATGAACAACTTCTATTTGAAGCGCCAACCGCTGGATATGATTACAGACATGTGTGTCCCGCATCTGCAAAAAGCTGGCTTCATTGAAGAGACGTTGTCTGCTGAGAAGCTGGAATGGGTTCGTAGTATCGTAGGTCTGTACCAAGAGCAAATGTCCTACTGTGCGCAAATCGTTCCGCTAGCAGCTCTTTTCTTCCTCGACGAAGTGGTGTACGATGAAGAAGCAACTCTGGTGCTGAAAGAACCTCAATTGCCGGAAGTGCTGGCTTCCTTTGTGAAGCACCTTTCTGCCCAGGATGCATATAATGTGGATGTTATTAAAGCGGTACTCAAGGACGTGCAAAAGGAAACGGGTCATAAAGGCAAGGCGTTGTTTATGCCGGTTCGCGTAGGAGCAACTGGTCAGGCGCATGGTCGTGATTTGGCAGAGACGTTGTATCTGCTCGGACGCGAAAAGGTGATTGCACGTGCACAGCAAGTAATTGCAAACGGTCAGTAA
- the ispF gene encoding 2-C-methyl-D-erythritol 2,4-cyclodiphosphate synthase, producing MRIGQGFDVHQLVEGRPCIIGGVTIPYEKGLLGHSDADVLLHAISDAILGAIGEGDIGRHFPDTDPAFKDADSVKLLEHVWKLVRERGYRLGNVDATIIAQAPKMAPYIPQMCEVIARVLEADDLSQVNVKATTSEKLGFTGRGEGIAAQAVCLLVK from the coding sequence ATGCGTATTGGACAAGGTTTTGACGTGCATCAATTAGTAGAGGGGCGTCCATGCATTATTGGAGGTGTCACCATCCCGTATGAAAAAGGCTTGCTAGGGCATTCTGACGCGGATGTTCTCCTCCATGCAATTAGTGACGCGATTCTTGGAGCGATTGGTGAGGGGGATATTGGCCGTCATTTCCCGGATACAGACCCGGCTTTCAAGGATGCGGATAGCGTAAAGCTACTGGAGCATGTATGGAAGTTGGTTCGGGAGCGCGGCTATCGTTTAGGAAACGTGGATGCAACGATCATTGCCCAAGCACCGAAGATGGCGCCATACATCCCGCAAATGTGTGAAGTCATTGCACGTGTGCTGGAGGCAGACGATCTCTCCCAAGTGAATGTGAAGGCGACTACCTCCGAGAAACTTGGTTTTACAGGCAGAGGGGAAGGAATCGCTGCTCAGGCAGTATGCTTGCTTGTCAAGTAG
- a CDS encoding NYN domain-containing protein: MSKRKAKQLLIVDGYNIIGAWPDLRLLKDQERMDEARDQLIAKMAEYQSYTGTKVIIVFDAYNVPGIGRQMEDFQVEVYFTKKKETADEKIEQLVFEFRNKNRQIYVATSDYTSQRVIFGQGALRKSARELLLDMENAGKEIKKQVEKTQEDGFSRRIALNDEIAKIFEKWRRE; this comes from the coding sequence ATGTCGAAACGAAAAGCCAAGCAGCTGTTGATCGTAGATGGATACAATATCATCGGCGCCTGGCCCGATCTGCGCCTGCTGAAGGATCAAGAGCGGATGGACGAGGCGCGTGATCAGTTGATCGCAAAAATGGCAGAATACCAAAGCTACACAGGGACGAAGGTTATCATCGTTTTCGATGCGTACAACGTTCCTGGCATTGGCCGTCAAATGGAAGATTTCCAGGTTGAAGTTTATTTCACGAAGAAAAAGGAGACGGCAGACGAGAAAATTGAGCAGTTAGTCTTCGAATTTCGCAATAAAAATCGACAAATTTATGTGGCAACTTCTGACTATACGTCGCAACGTGTCATATTTGGGCAGGGAGCTTTGCGCAAATCTGCCCGGGAGTTGTTGCTCGATATGGAAAATGCGGGTAAAGAAATCAAGAAACAAGTCGAAAAAACGCAAGAAGACGGCTTTTCCAGGCGGATTGCGCTGAATGATGAAATAGCGAAAATATTCGAAAAATGGAGAAGGGAATAA
- the rlmB gene encoding 23S rRNA (guanosine(2251)-2'-O)-methyltransferase RlmB — MSEEWILGKNPVIEALRSGRTINKIWVAEGTNKNLMGPVFALAKEQGVIVTTANRKKLDQLVSTDNHQGVVASVAAYDYVEVDDILKRAEEKNEAPFILLLDELEDPHNLGSIMRTADAVGAHGVIIPKRRSVSLTATVAKASAGAINYVPVARVTNLVRTMEELKERGVWIAGTDASAKQDFRQGDYTMPLAIVIGSEGKGMSRLVRENCDFLYSLPMAGNVTSLNASVAAALLMYEVYRSRSPIPTRVK; from the coding sequence ATGAGTGAAGAGTGGATTCTGGGGAAAAACCCCGTCATCGAGGCTTTGCGATCGGGGCGTACGATCAATAAGATTTGGGTTGCAGAGGGAACGAATAAAAATTTGATGGGACCTGTCTTTGCCTTGGCAAAAGAACAGGGTGTCATTGTGACGACAGCGAACCGCAAAAAGTTGGATCAGCTCGTGTCGACGGACAACCATCAGGGTGTAGTGGCTTCTGTTGCTGCTTACGATTACGTAGAAGTAGACGATATTTTGAAGCGGGCAGAGGAGAAAAACGAGGCGCCGTTCATTTTGCTGTTGGACGAGCTGGAAGATCCGCATAACCTCGGATCGATCATGCGGACAGCCGATGCAGTCGGTGCTCATGGTGTCATCATTCCAAAACGACGTTCTGTCAGTCTGACGGCAACAGTGGCAAAAGCCTCGGCAGGGGCGATCAACTACGTGCCGGTAGCGCGAGTGACGAATTTGGTTCGTACCATGGAAGAGCTCAAAGAACGCGGTGTTTGGATCGCGGGAACAGACGCAAGTGCCAAACAAGATTTCCGCCAGGGTGACTATACGATGCCACTCGCGATTGTCATTGGCAGCGAAGGAAAAGGCATGAGTCGCCTCGTGCGGGAAAACTGTGATTTTCTGTACAGCCTCCCGATGGCGGGCAATGTTACCTCACTCAACGCTTCTGTAGCAGCTGCCTTGTTGATGTATGAAGTCTATCGCTCCAGGAGTCCAATTCCGACGCGGGTGAAATGA
- the cysS gene encoding cysteine--tRNA ligase: protein MGIQLTNTMTRRKEPFHTLEPGKVKMYVCGPTVYNYIHIGNARPAIVFDTLRRYLKYRGYEVTFVQNITDVDDKLIRVANQEGVTVKEVADRYTDAYNADLKSLNVPPPDIQPRVMQTIPEIIEFVQGLIEKGFAYESEGDVYFRTGRFQEYGKLSHQPLDDLQAGARVEINEKKEHPLDFVLWKAAKTGEVTWESPWGEGRPGWHIECSAMALKFLGEEIDIHAGGTDLVFPHHENEIAQSECFTGKVFARYWLHNGMLNIDNEKMSKSLGNFLLARELSEKFGGQLIRFFMLQGHYRNPINFSEELIEQAANGMERIKTAYTNLSHRLDTVRAEEPNDQAQEQARIIGELRERFIAEMDDDINTANAITVIFDVVKEANLYLRHQNVGETEVRAYMDLLVELTEVLGLEIAEEQELLDSEVDALIEERTEARKARNFARSDEIRDLLAAKGIVLEDTPQGVRWRRK, encoded by the coding sequence ATGGGCATTCAACTGACTAATACGATGACGCGGCGTAAGGAGCCGTTTCATACATTGGAGCCAGGGAAGGTAAAGATGTACGTTTGCGGCCCGACCGTGTACAACTACATTCACATTGGAAATGCGCGCCCTGCCATTGTATTTGATACACTTCGCCGTTACTTGAAATATCGTGGCTATGAAGTGACGTTCGTGCAAAACATTACAGACGTAGATGACAAATTGATTCGTGTGGCGAATCAGGAAGGTGTCACTGTCAAAGAAGTGGCGGATCGATACACGGATGCGTACAACGCGGATCTGAAATCACTGAACGTACCGCCACCTGATATTCAACCACGAGTGATGCAGACGATTCCGGAGATCATTGAATTTGTGCAAGGGTTGATTGAAAAAGGCTTTGCCTACGAGAGTGAAGGTGACGTCTATTTCCGCACGGGACGTTTTCAGGAATATGGAAAGCTTTCGCATCAACCGCTGGATGATTTGCAGGCAGGTGCTCGTGTAGAAATCAACGAGAAAAAGGAACATCCCCTGGACTTTGTCCTTTGGAAAGCGGCCAAGACTGGAGAAGTTACTTGGGAAAGTCCATGGGGCGAAGGAAGACCAGGATGGCATATTGAGTGCTCGGCAATGGCCCTGAAGTTTTTGGGTGAGGAAATCGATATCCATGCGGGCGGAACAGACCTTGTGTTCCCGCACCACGAGAACGAAATTGCCCAGTCGGAGTGCTTTACGGGTAAAGTTTTTGCTCGCTACTGGTTACACAACGGCATGCTCAATATTGATAACGAAAAAATGTCCAAATCCCTCGGGAATTTCTTGCTTGCACGCGAGCTTTCGGAGAAGTTCGGCGGTCAGTTAATTCGCTTCTTTATGCTCCAGGGGCACTATCGCAACCCGATCAATTTTAGCGAAGAGTTGATCGAACAAGCGGCCAATGGTATGGAGAGAATTAAGACAGCGTATACGAATCTGTCCCATCGTCTGGATACCGTGCGCGCAGAAGAGCCGAATGATCAGGCACAGGAGCAGGCACGAATCATTGGAGAGCTTCGCGAGCGCTTCATTGCTGAGATGGATGATGATATCAATACAGCGAATGCTATTACCGTTATTTTTGATGTGGTGAAGGAAGCCAACCTTTATTTGCGTCATCAAAATGTAGGCGAAACCGAAGTTCGTGCGTACATGGATTTGTTGGTGGAGTTGACGGAGGTTCTTGGTCTTGAAATTGCAGAAGAGCAGGAGCTGTTGGATAGTGAGGTTGATGCGTTGATCGAAGAGCGCACAGAAGCTCGCAAAGCAAGAAACTTTGCGCGTTCTGACGAAATCCGCGATCTGCTCGCAGCAAAAGGAATCGTGCTGGAGGACACGCCACAAGGTGTTCGCTGGCGTCGAAAATAA
- the nusG gene encoding transcription termination/antitermination protein NusG codes for MEKAWYVLHTYSGYENKVKTNLEKRLESMGMEDKIFRVLVPTEEEVETKDGKKRTVTKKVFPGYVLVEMVMTDDSWYVVRNTPGVTGFVGSTGAGSKPTALRPEEADTILKQMGIEIPKIRVDFALRDMVRVTDGPFTNRTGEIIEIYPDRQKVRVLVDIFGRETPVELDFTQVQQLD; via the coding sequence ATGGAAAAAGCATGGTATGTACTTCATACGTACTCAGGTTACGAAAACAAGGTGAAAACCAATCTGGAGAAGCGACTCGAGTCGATGGGCATGGAAGACAAGATCTTTCGCGTTCTTGTTCCCACTGAAGAAGAGGTGGAAACCAAGGATGGTAAAAAGCGCACCGTCACGAAAAAAGTGTTTCCTGGATACGTCCTTGTTGAAATGGTGATGACGGACGACTCTTGGTATGTCGTGCGCAACACCCCTGGGGTTACCGGCTTTGTCGGATCCACGGGTGCTGGCTCTAAACCGACAGCGCTGCGTCCTGAAGAGGCCGATACGATTCTTAAGCAAATGGGAATCGAAATTCCCAAGATCAGAGTCGATTTTGCTCTCCGCGATATGGTGCGCGTCACAGATGGTCCGTTTACTAATCGCACCGGGGAGATTATCGAGATTTACCCGGACAGGCAGAAGGTTCGCGTGTTGGTGGACATCTTCGGTCGCGAAACACCGGTAGAGCTAGACTTTACACAAGTTCAACAATTGGATTAG
- the rpmG gene encoding 50S ribosomal protein L33 → MRVNITLACTECGERNYISTKNKRTTTERVELKKYCSRDKKQTLHRETK, encoded by the coding sequence ATGCGAGTAAACATCACGTTGGCGTGCACCGAGTGTGGCGAGCGTAACTATATCTCCACAAAGAACAAGCGCACCACTACTGAACGTGTTGAACTGAAAAAGTATTGCTCCCGTGACAAGAAGCAAACCCTTCATCGCGAGACGAAGTAA
- a CDS encoding Mini-ribonuclease 3: protein MQKEELTRDPNLTNPLVLAFLGDATYSHCVRYHLIAKGLVKPNQLHKAANRYVSAKAQANVLLTLMPTLPEEELSVVKRGRNAKSGSSAKNADIIDYRHATAFEALIGYLYLSGKEERIAEIVQQAFAIVEGES, encoded by the coding sequence ATGCAAAAAGAAGAACTGACCCGAGATCCTAATCTGACAAATCCACTCGTGCTTGCCTTCCTCGGGGATGCTACCTATTCGCATTGTGTCAGGTATCATTTGATCGCCAAGGGGCTGGTTAAACCAAACCAGCTCCACAAGGCGGCCAACCGATATGTTTCAGCGAAAGCACAGGCCAATGTGTTGTTGACGTTAATGCCCACATTGCCGGAGGAAGAATTGAGTGTAGTGAAGCGGGGGCGGAATGCCAAATCCGGCTCCAGTGCCAAAAACGCCGATATTATCGACTACCGTCATGCAACGGCTTTTGAAGCATTGATCGGGTACCTGTATTTGAGTGGAAAAGAAGAGCGGATCGCTGAAATTGTGCAGCAGGCTTTTGCCATAGTGGAAGGAGAATCATGA
- the rplK gene encoding 50S ribosomal protein L11, producing the protein MAKKVIRVIKLQIPAGKANPAPPVGPALGQAGVNIMGFCKEFNARTESEVGMIIPVEITVFEDRSFTFITKTPPAAVLLKKAAGIESGSGVPNKTKVATLKRDKVREIAELKRPDLNAASVEAAMRMVEGTARSMGIVIED; encoded by the coding sequence GTGGCTAAGAAGGTTATCCGCGTAATTAAATTACAAATCCCAGCAGGTAAAGCGAATCCTGCACCTCCAGTAGGTCCGGCTCTCGGTCAAGCTGGTGTAAACATCATGGGATTCTGTAAAGAATTCAATGCTCGCACTGAAAGCGAAGTAGGTATGATCATTCCGGTGGAGATCACCGTGTTTGAAGACCGTTCTTTCACTTTTATCACAAAAACTCCTCCAGCTGCAGTTCTGTTGAAGAAAGCTGCTGGTATCGAGTCCGGTTCTGGCGTACCAAACAAAACAAAGGTTGCTACGCTGAAACGTGATAAAGTTCGTGAAATCGCAGAACTGAAGCGTCCTGACCTGAATGCTGCATCCGTAGAAGCGGCTATGCGCATGGTAGAAGGTACAGCTCGTTCTATGGGTATCGTAATCGAAGACTAA
- the secE gene encoding preprotein translocase subunit SecE: MVDATKSGGGKVGFLSRIGTSFRRTGGFFSDVMSELKKVRWPNRKELTSYTLVVLVTVVLLAIFFFVVDLGISRLIDLILGT; this comes from the coding sequence ATGGTTGATGCGACGAAGTCAGGGGGTGGCAAAGTGGGTTTTTTATCACGAATCGGAACCAGTTTTCGCCGTACCGGTGGTTTTTTTAGTGACGTAATGTCCGAGCTAAAGAAAGTCCGTTGGCCCAACCGTAAAGAATTGACGTCCTATACGCTCGTTGTTCTTGTTACAGTTGTGCTCCTGGCAATATTCTTCTTCGTCGTTGATTTGGGTATCTCGCGCTTGATCGATTTGATTCTAGGAACGTAA
- the sigH gene encoding RNA polymerase sporulation sigma factor SigH, which translates to MSVDLKELKHAQYELMTDEEVVDLVRDNDAEALEYLINKYKNFVRAKARSYFLIGADREDIVQEGMIGLYKSIRDFRGDKLTSFKAFAELCITRQIITAIKTATRQKHIPLNSYVSLDKPIYDEDSDRTLLDVISGTKVTDPEELFINREEFDDIEGKMSEILSDLERQVLMLYLDGRSYQQIAVELKRHVKSIDNALQRVKRKLERYLEGREIHL; encoded by the coding sequence GTGAGTGTTGACCTCAAGGAGTTAAAACATGCCCAATATGAACTAATGACCGACGAAGAAGTAGTCGACCTGGTTCGCGATAATGACGCCGAAGCTTTGGAGTATTTGATCAACAAATACAAGAACTTCGTCCGTGCCAAAGCGAGATCCTATTTTCTTATTGGGGCTGACCGCGAAGACATCGTGCAGGAAGGGATGATCGGACTGTACAAGTCTATTCGCGACTTCCGAGGAGACAAGCTCACGTCGTTCAAAGCATTTGCCGAATTGTGTATTACCCGTCAGATCATTACCGCGATCAAGACAGCGACACGCCAAAAGCACATCCCGCTCAATTCTTACGTCTCATTGGACAAGCCTATCTATGATGAAGATTCTGACCGCACGCTTCTCGATGTGATCTCGGGAACGAAAGTGACCGATCCAGAGGAATTGTTTATCAATCGAGAAGAGTTCGATGATATCGAGGGCAAAATGAGTGAGATCTTGAGCGACTTGGAGCGTCAGGTTCTCATGCTCTATTTGGATGGACGATCCTATCAGCAAATTGCTGTCGAGTTGAAGCGCCACGTCAAGTCTATTGATAATGCATTACAGCGAGTAAAGCGCAAGCTAGAGCGCTATTTGGAAGGAAGAGAGATTCATCTGTAG
- the cysE gene encoding serine O-acetyltransferase, giving the protein MLAQMRDDIHAVFERDPAARSTLEVVMTYSGLHAIWGHRIAHRLWKAELCTLARIVSQLSRFFTGIEIHPGATIGRGLFIDHGMGVVIGETCEIGDHVTIYQGVTLGGTGKEKGKRHPTIGNDVIIATGAKVLGSFKIGDNSKIGAGAVVLQEVPPNSTVVGIKGRIVIQDGKRVKNDLDHVNMPDPVADTIRMMQKEIDHLRKELEHLREDKKNDGHSTD; this is encoded by the coding sequence ATGTTAGCACAGATGAGAGATGACATTCATGCTGTTTTTGAACGAGACCCGGCTGCGCGCAGTACGCTGGAAGTCGTCATGACCTATTCCGGTTTGCACGCGATATGGGGGCACCGGATTGCCCATAGGCTCTGGAAGGCTGAGCTATGTACACTCGCCCGAATTGTCTCTCAACTATCCCGTTTTTTCACGGGAATTGAGATTCATCCGGGCGCAACCATTGGCCGCGGCTTGTTCATTGACCATGGCATGGGTGTTGTGATCGGAGAGACGTGCGAAATCGGAGACCATGTAACGATTTATCAAGGGGTTACACTCGGGGGAACAGGTAAGGAAAAAGGAAAGCGTCACCCAACCATCGGTAATGATGTCATTATTGCTACGGGAGCAAAGGTGTTGGGCTCCTTCAAAATTGGCGATAATTCAAAGATAGGGGCTGGTGCCGTTGTCTTGCAGGAGGTACCGCCTAACTCGACCGTAGTAGGAATCAAGGGGCGCATCGTCATCCAGGATGGCAAGCGCGTCAAAAATGATTTGGACCATGTAAACATGCCAGACCCGGTAGCGGATACGATTCGTATGATGCAAAAGGAAATCGATCATTTACGCAAAGAATTGGAGCATTTGAGGGAGGATAAAAAGAACGATGGGCATTCAACTGACTAA